One Keratinibaculum paraultunense genomic window carries:
- a CDS encoding flagellar hook-basal body protein — protein MNRGLYISATSLVANQKRLDVLANNLANVNTTGYKKDISLMETFPEKLLSRINDKRPKIRGIGENEIDYEQDGDVHRARTQKGYFVVRTPYGEKSYVKEIQFTIDDDGYLKTYYRDDRGEYKTDYENYIIDRTGNRVQGTGNLEALLEQIVYFPPSHVIGTMNAGVNFKRIVTDYSPGELIETGGTFDLALLGDGFFQVQGEDGTTYYTRDGSFIVNEDGYLSTLKGEIVIGTNGPIEIDGEDVEIDGNGVVRVDGDEVGTINVVNIGNKEFLRKIGDNLYRMALDRNGEEIPAEEEPFEGQVLQGFLEGSNVNAISEMVEMITLLRDFEASQRAVRAQDEMLEKVSNEIGRV, from the coding sequence ATGAATCGAGGACTCTATATTAGTGCTACATCTTTAGTTGCTAATCAAAAGAGATTAGATGTTTTAGCTAATAATTTAGCTAATGTAAATACTACAGGATATAAAAAAGATATATCTTTGATGGAAACTTTCCCAGAAAAATTATTATCCAGGATAAATGATAAAAGACCTAAAATAAGAGGAATAGGCGAAAATGAAATAGATTATGAACAAGATGGAGATGTGCATAGAGCTAGAACTCAAAAAGGATATTTTGTAGTTAGAACACCATATGGAGAAAAGAGCTATGTTAAAGAAATTCAATTTACAATAGATGATGATGGATACTTAAAAACATACTATAGGGACGATAGAGGAGAATATAAAACTGATTACGAAAATTACATAATTGATAGGACAGGAAACCGTGTTCAAGGAACTGGAAATTTGGAAGCATTACTTGAACAGATAGTATATTTTCCCCCTTCCCATGTTATAGGAACTATGAATGCAGGAGTTAATTTTAAAAGAATAGTTACTGATTATTCTCCTGGAGAATTAATAGAAACAGGAGGAACTTTTGATTTAGCTTTATTAGGAGATGGGTTTTTTCAAGTTCAAGGAGAAGATGGGACAACCTATTATACTAGAGATGGTTCCTTTATTGTAAATGAAGATGGATATTTGTCTACATTAAAAGGGGAAATAGTCATAGGGACTAATGGTCCAATAGAAATTGATGGAGAAGATGTAGAAATAGATGGCAATGGAGTAGTTAGAGTAGATGGTGATGAAGTAGGTACTATAAATGTAGTAAATATAGGCAATAAAGAATTTTTAAGAAAAATAGGCGATAATTTATATAGGATGGCTTTAGATAGAAATGGAGAAGAGATACCAGCAGAAGAAGAGCCCTTTGAAGGGCAAGTGTTGCAAGGATTTTTAGAAGGTTCCAATGTAAATGCCATAAGTGAGATGGTGGAGATGATTACTCTTTTAAGGGATTTTGAAGCTTCACAGAGGGCTGTTAGAGCCCAAGATGAGATGCTGGAGAAAGTTTCTAATGAAATAGGAAGAGTATAA
- a CDS encoding rod shape-determining protein: protein MAFFRTDLGIDLGTASILVYAKNKGIVLNEPSVVAIDQASGKFLAVGEEARKMLGRTPGNIIALRPMKDGVISDYQITERMLKYFINKAVGKSIFKPRVIICVPSGVTEVEKRAVLEASIHAGASKTFLIEEPIAAAIGAGVDITEPNGNMIVDIGGGTTDVAVISLGGIVISRSIKIAGDDCDEAIIRYIRKKHNVMIGERTAEDLKINIGTAFPREKDVFMEVRGRNLLTGLPKTITVSSDELLEAMEEPLYQIVETIHFVLERTPPELAADIGNKGILMTGGGALLHGMDKLITSKTKIEVNIADDPISAVAIGTGKALDWVDLMENDLVNSDSIGTNNY from the coding sequence ATGGCTTTTTTTAGGACTGATTTAGGCATAGATTTAGGAACAGCAAGTATATTAGTCTATGCAAAAAATAAAGGTATAGTTTTGAATGAACCCTCTGTAGTTGCTATAGATCAAGCTAGTGGTAAATTTTTAGCAGTGGGTGAAGAAGCACGAAAAATGTTGGGGCGAACTCCGGGAAATATAATAGCTTTAAGACCTATGAAAGATGGAGTAATATCTGATTATCAAATAACTGAAAGGATGTTGAAATATTTTATAAATAAGGCGGTAGGTAAATCTATTTTTAAACCAAGAGTTATAATATGCGTGCCTAGTGGAGTAACTGAAGTGGAAAAAAGAGCAGTATTGGAAGCTAGTATCCATGCAGGAGCAAGTAAAACTTTTCTAATAGAAGAGCCTATTGCTGCTGCTATTGGTGCAGGAGTAGATATAACAGAACCGAATGGGAATATGATTGTAGATATAGGTGGAGGTACTACAGATGTAGCTGTAATATCTTTAGGAGGTATAGTGATTTCTCGTTCCATAAAAATAGCAGGAGATGATTGTGATGAAGCAATAATTCGCTACATAAGAAAAAAACATAATGTGATGATAGGGGAAAGAACAGCAGAGGATTTAAAAATCAATATAGGTACAGCATTTCCTAGAGAAAAGGATGTATTTATGGAAGTAAGGGGAAGAAATTTATTAACAGGTTTACCAAAGACTATAACTGTATCTTCAGATGAATTATTGGAAGCTATGGAAGAGCCCCTATATCAAATAGTTGAAACTATTCACTTTGTATTAGAAAGAACTCCTCCAGAATTAGCAGCAGATATAGGGAATAAAGGTATACTTATGACTGGAGGAGGAGCATTGTTACATGGTATGGATAAATTAATTACCTCTAAAACAAAAATTGAAGTAAATATTGCAGATGATCCTATAAGTGCTGTAGCTATAGGTACAGGAAAAGCTTTAGATTGGGTGGATTTAATGGAAAATGATTTAGTAAATTCTGATTCTATAGGTACAAATAACTATTAA
- the spoIIID gene encoding sporulation transcriptional regulator SpoIIID produces MKDYIEERALEIAKYIISEKATVRQAASVFGVSKSTVHKDVTERLPKINPLIASMVKQVLEQNKAERHIRGGKATKLKYKAASE; encoded by the coding sequence GTGAAGGATTATATAGAAGAAAGGGCACTAGAAATTGCAAAGTACATAATAAGCGAAAAGGCTACTGTTCGTCAAGCAGCAAGTGTATTTGGTGTATCTAAAAGCACTGTTCACAAGGATGTTACTGAAAGGCTCCCAAAGATAAACCCTCTTATAGCCTCTATGGTAAAGCAGGTTTTAGAACAAAATAAAGCTGAGAGACATATTAGAGGTGGTAAAGCAACTAAATTAAAATATAAGGCTGCAAGCGAGTAA
- a CDS encoding M23 family metallopeptidase, whose protein sequence is MKKFMEKNGFHIILFICIGILVVIAARINKENKDKKENISHKEEFTIVDEEKKEPSMESTHMEEFIPEEYLKRRYTETLGEREEEKEEENEEEQQEQQEQQEQQEQQEEELKLVIEEKEPLEDMLMTPPVDGKISTIFTTDNLIYSETLEKWTSHKGIDILAEEGAEVKAALSGTIMEVYEDKLWGIVIIMDHGEGLMTKYANLATKDMVVKGQKIAKGEPISKVGNTAAIEMMMEPHLHFEVIENGINIDPMEVLPVFSQFQ, encoded by the coding sequence ATGAAAAAGTTTATGGAGAAAAATGGATTTCATATTATTTTATTTATTTGTATAGGTATTTTAGTTGTAATAGCAGCTAGGATTAATAAAGAAAATAAAGATAAAAAAGAAAATATATCACATAAAGAAGAATTCACTATAGTAGATGAAGAAAAAAAAGAACCTTCTATGGAAAGCACCCATATGGAGGAGTTTATCCCTGAGGAATATTTAAAAAGAAGATATACAGAAACTTTAGGGGAAAGAGAAGAGGAAAAAGAAGAAGAAAATGAAGAAGAACAACAAGAGCAACAAGAGCAACAAGAGCAACAAGAGCAACAAGAAGAAGAACTAAAACTTGTAATAGAGGAAAAAGAACCTTTAGAGGATATGCTTATGACACCCCCAGTAGATGGAAAAATAAGTACTATATTTACTACTGACAACCTAATTTATTCTGAAACATTAGAAAAATGGACCAGTCATAAAGGCATAGATATATTAGCTGAAGAAGGTGCAGAAGTTAAAGCAGCTTTATCTGGTACCATAATGGAGGTATATGAAGATAAACTTTGGGGAATAGTAATAATAATGGATCATGGAGAAGGGCTTATGACTAAATATGCAAATTTAGCTACGAAGGATATGGTAGTAAAAGGGCAGAAAATTGCTAAAGGAGAACCAATATCAAAAGTGGGAAATACAGCTGCTATTGAGATGATGATGGAACCTCATTTACATTTTGAAGTTATAGAAAATGGTATAAACATAGATCCAATGGAAGTGTTACCAGTATTTAGCCAATTTCAATAG
- the spoIID gene encoding stage II sporulation protein D, producing the protein MKKFGIYTVIFLIVTIILPTAIVKTFKFVPIEDKINMDSNEFEKEIKKEQQKWTKGEIEEILLDGNIKVYDTRNNKVHTMNLEEYVKGVVAAEMPAEFHIEALKAQAVASRTYALHRSLNFPDGHPDHIEAPICTGIHCQAYLTFEELKSMHPKDWEKKYWPKIEEAVKSTEGQVLYYDGDLIEPLYHSTSGGMTEDALDVFQIDRPYLKPVPSPFEEEAPKFKTIVTLTGDEFIKKLLMKYPGSNITKENLGEKIKLVEKTKSGRIKKIAIDGTVVNGREIRDLFELNSTNFTITYNPKTNIVEIETIGYGHGVGMSQWGANGMAKKGSNYEEILKHFYTGVEIGQFTLHKGENKTENKN; encoded by the coding sequence ATGAAAAAATTTGGTATATATACTGTAATATTTTTAATTGTTACCATAATTCTTCCAACTGCCATAGTTAAAACCTTTAAATTTGTACCTATAGAAGATAAAATCAATATGGATTCTAATGAATTTGAAAAGGAAATAAAAAAGGAGCAACAAAAGTGGACAAAAGGAGAGATTGAGGAAATATTATTAGATGGAAATATAAAAGTATATGATACTAGAAATAATAAAGTTCATACTATGAATTTAGAGGAATATGTAAAAGGAGTAGTAGCAGCAGAGATGCCAGCAGAATTTCATATAGAAGCATTAAAAGCTCAAGCTGTTGCTAGCAGAACTTATGCTTTACATAGAAGTTTAAATTTCCCTGATGGGCACCCTGATCATATAGAGGCTCCAATTTGTACTGGTATCCATTGCCAGGCATATTTGACTTTTGAGGAATTAAAATCAATGCACCCTAAGGATTGGGAAAAAAAATATTGGCCTAAAATAGAAGAAGCAGTAAAATCCACAGAAGGGCAAGTATTATACTATGATGGAGATCTAATAGAACCATTATATCATTCAACAAGTGGAGGAATGACAGAGGATGCTTTGGATGTATTCCAAATAGACAGACCTTATTTAAAACCTGTACCGAGCCCCTTTGAAGAAGAAGCACCTAAATTTAAAACAATAGTAACTTTAACAGGAGATGAATTTATAAAAAAGCTTCTAATGAAATATCCGGGTTCTAATATTACCAAAGAGAACTTAGGAGAAAAAATAAAATTAGTAGAAAAGACTAAATCAGGTAGGATAAAAAAAATAGCCATAGACGGTACAGTAGTAAATGGACGAGAAATAAGAGATTTGTTTGAATTAAATTCAACCAATTTTACCATAACATATAATCCTAAGACAAATATAGTGGAAATAGAAACCATTGGATATGGTCATGGAGTAGGTATGAGCCAATGGGGAGCCAATGGAATGGCTAAAAAAGGCAGTAATTATGAAGAAATATTAAAACATTTTTATACAGGAGTGGAAATTGGGCAATTTACATTACACAAAGGAGAAAACAAAACTGAAAATAAAAATTAG
- the murA gene encoding UDP-N-acetylglucosamine 1-carboxyvinyltransferase: MDKIMVEKSPPLKGNVRVSGAKNSALPILAASLLGTEDIILEEVPRLKDVDVICEVLTCLGAKVEFLDEGIIKINSKNIDNYETPYELMSKMRASFLVMGPLLTRLGKTKTSLPGGCAIGTRPIDLHLKGFKALGAEIDVDHGNIGAYAKRLVGDRIYLDFPSVGATENIMMAAVMAEGETIIDNAAMEPEIVDLSNFLNKLGADVKGAGTSTIKIKGVKKLGGATHSVIPDRIEAGTFMVAGAITKGDVVVENVISNHIKPVIAKLREVGCKVYENGDSIRVVGTDKLKATDIKTLPYPGFPTDMQAQFMALMTICEGTSVVIETVFENRFMHVDELKRMGADIKIDGRSAIIQGVDSLMGAPVKATDLRAGAALVLAGLVADGITEIGDVYHIDRGYEKIEEKFKRLGANIYRVEK; this comes from the coding sequence TTGGATAAGATAATGGTGGAAAAAAGTCCTCCATTGAAAGGAAATGTAAGAGTAAGTGGTGCTAAAAATTCTGCATTGCCAATTTTAGCTGCCTCACTATTGGGGACAGAAGATATAATATTAGAAGAAGTGCCAAGATTGAAGGATGTAGATGTAATATGTGAAGTATTGACATGTCTTGGAGCAAAAGTAGAATTTTTGGATGAAGGAATAATTAAGATTAATTCAAAAAATATAGATAATTATGAAACTCCTTATGAACTTATGAGTAAAATGAGAGCTTCTTTTTTGGTTATGGGGCCTTTATTGACCCGCCTGGGAAAAACTAAAACTTCTCTACCAGGAGGATGTGCCATTGGTACTAGACCGATAGATTTGCATTTAAAAGGTTTTAAAGCTCTAGGAGCAGAGATAGATGTGGATCATGGAAATATTGGTGCTTATGCTAAAAGGTTAGTAGGAGATAGGATATATTTAGATTTTCCCAGTGTTGGGGCTACAGAAAATATAATGATGGCAGCAGTAATGGCTGAAGGGGAAACTATAATAGACAATGCTGCTATGGAACCAGAAATAGTGGACTTATCTAATTTTTTAAATAAATTAGGTGCAGATGTTAAAGGTGCTGGTACTAGTACTATTAAAATAAAGGGAGTAAAAAAATTAGGAGGAGCTACTCATTCTGTAATTCCTGATAGAATAGAAGCTGGAACTTTTATGGTAGCTGGTGCTATAACTAAGGGAGATGTGGTGGTTGAAAATGTAATTTCGAACCATATTAAGCCAGTGATTGCAAAATTAAGAGAAGTAGGTTGTAAAGTATATGAAAATGGAGATAGCATAAGAGTAGTGGGAACGGATAAACTAAAGGCTACAGATATTAAAACATTGCCTTATCCAGGTTTTCCTACAGACATGCAAGCTCAATTTATGGCATTGATGACCATTTGTGAAGGGACTAGTGTTGTAATAGAGACTGTATTTGAGAATAGATTTATGCATGTAGACGAATTAAAAAGAATGGGTGCAGATATAAAGATAGATGGCAGATCTGCAATTATACAAGGAGTAGATAGCCTTATGGGAGCTCCAGTTAAAGCTACTGATTTAAGGGCAGGAGCAGCATTAGTATTGGCAGGGTTAGTTGCTGATGGAATAACTGAAATAGGAGATGTATACCATATAGATAGAGGCTATGAAAAGATAGAGGAAAAATTTAAAAGATTAGGAGCGAATATATATAGAGTTGAAAAATAG